One region of Planctomycetota bacterium genomic DNA includes:
- a CDS encoding APC family permease, with protein MEGNPLNGSNLNTPQEEPDFGARLKRFLIGPPRDLKDKGILHRLSLIALLAWVGLGADGLSSSAYGPDEAFRTLGTHTYLAIILAAVMALTVFVIAIAYSRVIEHFPHGGGGYVVATKLLGEKAGLVSGCALFVDYILTITVSIAASGDALFSFLPIAWHPYKIFVEIFFILVLIILNLRGVKESILILTPIFMLFVVTHFILISVGFLVKAPSLGATLDTAQQGFSNGLSTIGIGGMFALFLYAYSLGGGTYTGIEAVSNGLAIMREPHVQTGKRTMLYMAISLAFTASGLLFCYLLWNVSAVEGKTMNAVLVERFIEVIPLGYIFVVLTLVSEGALLVVAAQAGFVDGPRVLSNMAMDSWMPRKFASLSDRLTIQNGVMLMGGAALIALLYTKGDVRQIVVMYSINVFLTFSMTELSMCRFYFSRRKDPAGWKRKISIHVIGLTMCSTILCVTVYEKFPEGGWLTLAVTGAIILFCFWVRRHYRALGRKLAMLYTHLSSMPRVTEVLPGAVDKTQPTAAVLVGGYNGLGIHTVFAAFREFPNQFKNVVFLSVGAVDSGIFKGEDMIERLKNQTEDDLKKYVELMHGQGMPADYRMAVGTDVVAELEKLCLDLSKEFSHVTFFAGQLVFQQERWYHPMLHNETAFILQKRLQLSEHTLVIMPARIK; from the coding sequence ATGGAAGGCAATCCACTCAACGGCTCCAATCTTAACACCCCTCAAGAAGAACCGGATTTTGGCGCGCGCCTGAAGCGTTTCTTAATCGGCCCGCCTCGTGATCTGAAGGATAAGGGCATCCTGCACCGGCTTTCCCTGATTGCGCTCCTTGCTTGGGTGGGTCTGGGCGCGGACGGGCTTTCTTCATCTGCCTACGGACCGGATGAGGCCTTCCGCACGCTCGGGACGCATACTTACCTGGCAATCATCCTGGCAGCGGTAATGGCGCTGACCGTGTTTGTCATTGCCATTGCCTACAGCCGCGTCATCGAGCATTTCCCGCACGGAGGAGGCGGTTATGTCGTCGCCACGAAACTGTTGGGGGAGAAGGCGGGCCTTGTTTCCGGCTGCGCGCTTTTCGTGGATTATATACTGACCATTACTGTTTCAATCGCCGCTTCGGGAGATGCTTTGTTCAGCTTTCTGCCGATAGCCTGGCACCCATATAAAATATTCGTCGAGATTTTCTTTATACTCGTGCTGATTATCCTGAACTTACGGGGCGTCAAGGAATCCATCCTTATCCTTACGCCGATATTCATGCTTTTCGTGGTGACGCATTTTATCCTGATTTCGGTCGGGTTCTTAGTAAAGGCGCCGTCGCTTGGGGCAACGCTGGATACGGCACAGCAGGGATTTTCAAACGGATTGTCCACAATCGGCATCGGCGGTATGTTTGCGCTTTTCCTTTACGCCTATTCGCTGGGCGGCGGCACTTACACGGGAATAGAAGCGGTTTCCAACGGGCTGGCGATAATGCGCGAGCCGCATGTGCAAACCGGCAAGCGGACCATGCTCTATATGGCGATTTCGCTTGCCTTTACCGCTTCCGGTCTTTTGTTCTGCTATCTCCTCTGGAATGTCAGCGCGGTTGAGGGAAAAACCATGAACGCCGTTTTGGTTGAGAGATTTATTGAAGTCATTCCGCTCGGTTATATTTTCGTGGTGCTGACCCTGGTTTCCGAAGGCGCGCTTCTGGTGGTGGCGGCGCAAGCGGGTTTCGTGGATGGGCCGCGCGTGCTTTCCAATATGGCGATGGATTCCTGGATGCCGCGCAAGTTTGCTTCATTATCCGACCGCCTGACCATCCAGAACGGGGTAATGTTGATGGGTGGGGCGGCGCTTATCGCGCTTCTCTATACCAAGGGCGATGTCCGCCAGATCGTCGTCATGTACAGCATCAATGTTTTCCTGACTTTTTCCATGACCGAGCTTTCCATGTGCCGCTTTTATTTCAGCCGGCGCAAAGACCCTGCCGGATGGAAGAGAAAGATTTCCATCCACGTCATCGGCTTGACTATGTGCTCAACGATTCTTTGTGTGACCGTTTACGAGAAATTCCCGGAAGGCGGCTGGTTGACGCTGGCGGTTACGGGAGCCATCATACTTTTCTGCTTCTGGGTCAGGCGGCACTATCGGGCGCTGGGCAGAAAACTCGCCATGCTTTACACGCATCTTTCCAGTATGCCCAGGGTAACGGAAGTTTTGCCCGGCGCGGTAGATAAAACCCAGCCGACCGCGGCCGTTTTGGTGGGCGGATATAACGGGCTGGGAATCCATACCGTCTTCGCGGCCTTCCGCGAATTCCCCAACCAGTTTAAGAACGTGGTTTTCCTTTCCGTCGGCGCGGTTGATTCCGGCATCTTCAAAGGCGAAGATATGATTGAGCGCCTTAAAAATCAGACCGAGGACGACCTTAAAAAGTATGTCGAACTGATGCACGGGCAGGGCATGCCGGCGGATTACCGGATGGCGGTCGGCACGGACGTGGTGGCCGAACTTGAAAAACTCTGCCTGGATTTGAGCAAGGAATTTTCCCACGTGACATTCTTCGCGGGGCAATTGGTTTTCCAGCAGGAGCGCTGGTATCATCCGATGCTGCATAATGAAACCGCTTTTATTCTTCAGAAGAGATTGCAGTTATCTGAACATACATTGGTAATTATGCCGGCGCGGATTAAATAG
- a CDS encoding HAMP domain-containing protein, with the protein MFRKLFLTYFILIILSLAVMSLIAIGSFKEVYIQEINQQLDNNAQMASALIKEINVSIPSLESRMVELGKSIRTRITIIDRDGKVLADSERDPETMVNHNDRLEIINARATGKGQAIRFSNTLSLDMIYLAIPLTPNAPADKIIRVALPLSQINHMTNQMYRTIGITFGILIIIAVLMGFWLTRKVTRPLNKVAAVAESIAKGDFSQQISIASNDEIGTLTKTINVMSDELRQKFSEIREKSNMLNTVLSTTSEGIIAFDDELKIIFANAAAGKLMDFTIEKAANTHLWETVRHEQLVKFVKNRQVGSMKGSASMDIVSPNARQLRLYYTPINALPDNFMLVIYDVTEQNRFEQLRKDFVANVSHELRTPLTFIKGYVETLKEGGMEDKQSAAEFLNIIDRNVKQLTNLVEDLLELSRLESSRPMGSIIRLKPTAINKLIERVIENYRPAIAGKQHIVTRNIDASIPETPLDPDLMSKAIGNLIDNAIKYTPSGGKIELKAEIELDKLKIECIDNGIGIPQEDLARVFERFYRVDKSRSREMGGTGLGLSIVKHIIQLHQGEVSVQSEINKGSTFTIKLPLN; encoded by the coding sequence TTGTTCCGTAAACTGTTTTTAACTTATTTCATCCTGATTATCCTGTCACTGGCGGTAATGTCGCTTATCGCAATCGGGTCGTTTAAGGAAGTTTACATACAGGAGATTAATCAGCAGCTCGATAACAACGCGCAAATGGCCAGCGCTTTAATCAAGGAAATAAACGTAAGCATTCCTTCGCTTGAATCAAGAATGGTTGAATTAGGAAAAAGCATCCGGACACGGATAACCATCATTGACAGGGACGGCAAGGTGCTGGCAGATTCCGAAAGAGACCCGGAAACGATGGTAAACCATAATGACCGGCTGGAAATTATCAACGCCCGTGCGACAGGCAAAGGACAGGCAATTCGTTTCAGCAACACCCTTTCTTTGGATATGATATATCTGGCAATCCCTTTAACACCGAACGCCCCTGCTGATAAAATAATCCGTGTAGCCCTGCCATTAAGCCAGATTAACCATATGACAAACCAGATGTATCGAACAATAGGGATTACGTTCGGCATCCTGATTATTATTGCGGTTTTAATGGGATTCTGGCTGACCAGGAAAGTCACGCGGCCTCTCAACAAAGTGGCTGCGGTTGCCGAATCCATCGCCAAGGGGGATTTCAGCCAGCAGATTTCCATTGCCTCCAATGACGAAATCGGGACGCTTACTAAGACAATCAACGTAATGAGCGACGAACTCCGGCAGAAATTCTCTGAAATCAGGGAAAAATCCAATATGCTTAATACCGTCCTTTCCACGACCTCCGAGGGAATAATCGCTTTCGATGATGAGTTGAAAATCATATTTGCCAATGCCGCCGCGGGTAAACTAATGGATTTTACCATAGAAAAAGCCGCGAATACCCATCTCTGGGAAACAGTCCGCCACGAACAGCTTGTTAAGTTTGTTAAAAACCGGCAGGTCGGTTCAATGAAAGGCTCTGCATCCATGGATATTGTATCGCCTAACGCCCGCCAATTGCGGCTGTATTACACGCCTATAAACGCGTTGCCTGATAACTTTATGCTGGTAATTTATGATGTGACGGAACAAAACCGTTTTGAGCAGTTGCGCAAGGATTTTGTCGCCAATGTCTCGCATGAATTAAGGACACCGCTTACTTTTATCAAAGGCTATGTGGAAACATTAAAAGAAGGCGGGATGGAGGATAAGCAAAGCGCCGCGGAGTTCTTGAATATCATCGACCGCAATGTCAAGCAGTTAACCAACCTGGTAGAAGACCTCTTGGAGCTGTCGCGCCTGGAATCTTCGCGCCCGATGGGGAGCATCATTCGCCTGAAACCAACCGCTATTAACAAGCTTATCGAAAGGGTGATTGAGAACTACCGGCCGGCTATTGCCGGCAAGCAGCATATTGTTACCAGGAATATTGATGCTTCCATTCCGGAAACGCCTCTTGACCCTGACCTTATGAGCAAAGCGATAGGGAATCTTATTGATAACGCGATTAAATATACTCCCAGCGGAGGTAAGATAGAGCTTAAAGCCGAAATCGAATTGGATAAGCTGAAGATAGAATGTATAGATAATGGAATCGGCATACCGCAAGAGGATTTGGCGCGGGTATTCGAGAGATTTTACCGGGTGGATAAATCCCGCTCCAGGGAAATGGGCGGGACCGGGCTGGGATTATCAATCGTCAAGCATATCATCCAACTGCATCAGGGCGAGGTTTCCGTACAGAGCGAAATCAATAAAGGAAGCACCTTTACCATAAAATTGCCGCTAAATTAG
- a CDS encoding response regulator transcription factor, whose protein sequence is MKTILVIDDEKDLIKLIEHHLSKEGFLVIGAKDGIQGLEIIRKHKPDLILLDIMLPGMDGLEVCKRLKISAESSKIPVIMLTAKAQETDKVVGLELGADDYITKPFSPRELVARVKAVLRRFKESESKKQLTIEDIVIDYSGRTVAIKDKLLSLTNTEFNLLWHLANNMGKVVSRDELISAGRGDDAMVIDRTIDVHIASLRKKMGKYKSRIETIRSVGYKFTAS, encoded by the coding sequence ATGAAAACAATATTAGTCATTGACGACGAAAAAGACCTGATTAAACTGATTGAACACCATCTTTCCAAGGAAGGGTTTCTGGTCATCGGAGCCAAAGACGGAATACAGGGGCTGGAAATAATCCGCAAGCATAAACCGGATTTAATACTTCTGGATATTATGTTGCCGGGAATGGACGGATTAGAAGTATGCAAACGCCTCAAAATAAGCGCCGAATCTTCAAAGATACCCGTTATCATGCTCACGGCCAAGGCACAGGAAACGGATAAAGTGGTTGGATTGGAATTGGGGGCTGATGATTACATCACGAAGCCATTCAGCCCGCGGGAACTGGTGGCGCGCGTCAAGGCGGTCTTGAGAAGATTCAAGGAAAGCGAATCCAAGAAACAATTAACCATAGAAGATATCGTGATAGATTATAGCGGGAGAACCGTTGCCATAAAAGACAAACTCCTGAGCCTGACCAATACGGAATTCAACCTCTTGTGGCATCTGGCAAATAATATGGGGAAAGTCGTATCGCGGGACGAGCTTATTTCCGCCGGGCGCGGGGATGACGCCATGGTGATTGACCGGACCATAGATGTACATATCGCATCGCTAAGAAAGAAGATGGGTAAATATAAAAGCCGGATAGAAACAATCCGAAGCGTTGGTTATAAATTCACCGCCTCATAA
- the phoU gene encoding phosphate signaling complex protein PhoU — protein MKRHFDNEVKSINEKLVRMATLAEAMIRIAITALVDRNERIIAEAQEKEKEVNTLQIEIDEDVITLIARMQPVAGDLRFLIAASKINDELERIADQAINICQNTVYLLKYPPLKPFVDTPIMADIVQKSVRDSLNAFIQRDVALAQKVLDSDDKIDAFKDQIFRELLTYMISDSQSIQRALALILISRNLEKMGDHATNIAEEVIYLVQGRDVRHHHEEKKRK, from the coding sequence ATGAAACGGCATTTTGATAACGAAGTAAAAAGCATCAACGAAAAGCTCGTCCGGATGGCAACCTTGGCGGAGGCGATGATTCGAATAGCGATTACGGCGCTGGTCGACCGCAATGAGCGGATTATCGCCGAGGCGCAGGAAAAGGAAAAAGAGGTGAACACCCTCCAGATAGAAATAGACGAGGATGTGATTACGCTGATAGCCCGGATGCAGCCGGTTGCCGGCGATTTGCGTTTCCTCATCGCCGCTTCTAAGATTAACGACGAGCTGGAGCGGATTGCCGACCAGGCGATTAATATTTGCCAGAATACGGTTTATTTATTAAAATATCCTCCGTTAAAGCCTTTTGTGGATACGCCGATTATGGCGGATATCGTCCAGAAGTCGGTGCGGGACAGCCTGAACGCCTTTATCCAGAGAGATGTCGCCTTGGCGCAGAAGGTGCTTGATTCGGATGATAAAATAGACGCCTTCAAGGACCAGATTTTCAGGGAGCTTTTGACTTATATGATATCAGATTCCCAGAGTATCCAGCGGGCGCTGGCGTTAATCCTTATTTCCAGGAACCTGGAAAAGATGGGCGACCACGCCACGAATATCGCCGAAGAGGTTATTTACCTGGTGCAGGGACGGGATGTCCGGCATCATCATGAGGAAAAGAAGCGCAAATGA
- a CDS encoding arsenate reductase ArsC, with product MTKILFLCVGNSARSQMSEGFARALGNNMIEAYSAGSKPAVRVEPFAIEVMKEKNIDISAQRPKGFEAFKDKEFDYIVSMGCEKARLNGKSFGQVCPFMPGKKYLEWDIPDPKDKSIAEFRAVRNIIEQNVRNLIDSINKGGE from the coding sequence ATGACAAAGATTTTATTTCTGTGTGTCGGAAATTCAGCACGAAGCCAGATGTCGGAAGGGTTTGCCCGTGCTTTGGGGAACAACATGATTGAGGCTTACAGCGCCGGCTCAAAGCCGGCAGTACGGGTCGAACCCTTTGCCATAGAAGTGATGAAGGAGAAAAACATAGATATCTCCGCGCAACGGCCTAAAGGCTTTGAGGCTTTCAAAGATAAGGAGTTTGATTACATCGTTTCCATGGGTTGCGAGAAGGCCCGCCTGAACGGAAAATCATTCGGGCAGGTCTGCCCTTTTATGCCCGGAAAGAAGTATCTTGAATGGGATATCCCGGACCCGAAAGACAAGAGTATAGCCGAATTCCGGGCCGTCCGCAACATCATAGAACAGAACGTCAGGAATTTGATAGATTCCATCAACAAAGGAGGCGAATAA
- a CDS encoding phosphate ABC transporter ATP-binding protein, translating to MALQEKQEMVIENPKIEVIGLNVYYGKVRALNDINIKIAANKVTALIGPSGCGKSTFLRTFNRMNDLIKGCGCNGRIIIDGKDMCNCDIDVTELRRKIGMVFQKSNPFPKTIFENVAYGLRINGMAKSHKELSERVEQSLRDAALWDEVKDVLHKNAFDLSGGQQQRLCIARALAIKPEIILMDEPASALDPISTAKIEELIYQLKKEYTIVIVTHNMQQAARISDYTGFFLLGELVEFDETNQIFTKPKDKRTEDYITGRFG from the coding sequence ATGGCGCTTCAGGAGAAACAAGAAATGGTAATCGAAAATCCCAAGATAGAAGTAATCGGCCTTAATGTTTATTACGGCAAGGTCAGGGCGCTGAATGATATCAATATCAAAATAGCAGCCAATAAAGTGACCGCGTTAATCGGCCCTTCGGGGTGCGGCAAAAGCACTTTCTTAAGGACCTTTAACCGGATGAACGATTTGATTAAAGGATGCGGCTGTAACGGACGAATCATTATAGACGGAAAAGATATGTGTAATTGCGACATAGATGTAACGGAACTGCGCCGCAAAATCGGCATGGTCTTCCAGAAATCAAATCCGTTCCCCAAGACTATTTTCGAGAATGTCGCCTACGGGTTAAGGATTAACGGGATGGCCAAATCGCACAAGGAGTTATCCGAAAGGGTCGAGCAAAGCCTGCGCGATGCCGCGTTATGGGATGAGGTCAAAGACGTCCTCCATAAAAACGCCTTTGATTTATCCGGCGGCCAGCAGCAGAGGCTGTGCATTGCCCGCGCGCTGGCAATCAAGCCGGAAATAATACTCATGGACGAGCCGGCATCCGCCTTAGACCCCATTTCCACTGCCAAGATAGAAGAACTTATTTATCAGTTGAAAAAGGAGTATACAATCGTTATCGTAACGCATAACATGCAGCAGGCGGCAAGGATTTCCGATTATACGGGATTCTTTTTGCTGGGCGAGCTGGTGGAATTTGACGAAACCAACCAAATATTCACCAAGCCGAAAGATAAGCGGACGGAAGATTATATTACAGGGAGGTTCGGATAA
- the pstA gene encoding phosphate ABC transporter permease PstA, which yields MRKLISPKVSQRIAFGVLLLATLVVVVPVVLIVAMIVIKGLPAINWTFLTDMPRDGMKAGGIFPAIVGTLYLVTGAVIIALPIGIMSAIYLTEYARQNLLTRLIQLAIVNLAGVPSIVYGLFGLGLFVIMLKLGASILAGALTLSIMILPVIIASTQEALTAVPQGFREASLALGATKWQTIRRCVLPYALPGILTGTILGIGRAAGETAPILFTAAAFYLPNLPESVFDQVMALPYHLYVISTQVPGLSISLQYGTALVLILLVLGMSLLAIIIRWRFRRNKKW from the coding sequence ATGAGAAAGTTAATAAGCCCGAAAGTTTCCCAGCGCATCGCCTTCGGCGTCTTGTTGTTAGCCACGCTGGTCGTGGTCGTGCCGGTCGTGTTGATTGTCGCGATGATTGTTATTAAAGGCCTGCCGGCAATCAACTGGACATTCCTGACGGATATGCCGCGCGACGGGATGAAAGCGGGCGGGATATTCCCGGCAATCGTCGGGACGCTCTATTTGGTAACCGGGGCGGTTATTATCGCCCTGCCTATCGGCATCATGTCCGCGATTTATCTTACGGAATACGCCCGGCAGAACCTTTTAACCAGGCTTATCCAGCTGGCAATCGTAAACCTTGCCGGGGTTCCATCCATTGTTTACGGGCTTTTCGGGCTGGGGCTTTTTGTTATCATGCTGAAATTAGGCGCCTCGATATTGGCCGGCGCGTTAACCTTATCCATAATGATATTGCCCGTGATTATCGCTTCAACGCAGGAGGCGTTGACGGCTGTGCCGCAGGGGTTCCGCGAGGCATCGCTGGCATTAGGGGCGACCAAATGGCAGACCATCCGGCGGTGCGTGCTTCCTTACGCCCTGCCCGGCATTCTTACCGGGACAATCTTAGGCATCGGCCGGGCGGCCGGGGAGACCGCGCCGATTCTTTTTACCGCGGCGGCGTTTTACCTGCCGAACCTGCCCGAATCAGTTTTTGACCAGGTGATGGCTTTGCCTTATCATCTGTACGTTATCTCCACGCAGGTTCCGGGATTGAGCATCAGCCTGCAATACGGCACGGCATTGGTATTAATCCTTTTGGTGTTAGGAATGAGTTTATTAGCCATTATCATCAGATGGCGCTTCAGGAGAAACAAGAAATGGTAA
- the pstC gene encoding phosphate ABC transporter permease subunit PstC, protein MKAGIFRQAKEFVIEKSILISGLLIVLFVCLIFVFLIKESSQLFKTTGLGEFITGKFWYPISDPARFGILPLIMGSFLVTIGAMVISVPLGIACAIYIGEVAPAAVREILKPLVELLASIPSVVLGFIGIVTLVPMVKSVFHLNTGLTALTGSIMLAFMAMPTIVSITEDALNAVPKSYKEASLALGATKWQTIIKVCVPAALSGIVAAVMLGFGRVIGETMAVMMVTGNAAVMSFNFLKPVRTMTATIAAEMGETVHQSDHYFALFAIGAILFIITFMINLTGDFFIRRIKK, encoded by the coding sequence ATGAAGGCAGGCATTTTCAGGCAGGCAAAAGAATTCGTTATTGAAAAATCCATCCTGATTAGCGGGCTGTTAATCGTTCTTTTCGTCTGCCTGATATTTGTTTTCCTTATCAAGGAATCAAGCCAGTTGTTTAAAACAACCGGCTTAGGCGAGTTTATTACCGGCAAGTTCTGGTATCCGATTTCCGACCCGGCGCGGTTCGGAATCCTGCCCCTCATAATGGGTTCTTTCCTGGTAACCATCGGCGCGATGGTTATTTCCGTTCCTTTGGGAATCGCCTGCGCCATTTATATCGGAGAGGTGGCGCCCGCCGCGGTGCGCGAGATATTGAAACCGCTGGTGGAATTACTCGCCTCGATTCCATCGGTCGTCCTCGGATTTATCGGGATAGTGACGCTGGTGCCTATGGTGAAAAGCGTATTTCACCTTAATACCGGCTTAACGGCTTTAACCGGCTCGATTATGCTCGCCTTTATGGCGATGCCAACCATCGTCTCCATTACGGAAGACGCCTTAAACGCCGTGCCCAAATCATATAAAGAGGCATCGCTGGCGCTGGGGGCGACCAAATGGCAGACGATTATAAAGGTATGCGTGCCGGCGGCGTTATCCGGGATTGTTGCCGCGGTCATGCTCGGATTCGGCCGGGTGATAGGCGAGACCATGGCGGTCATGATGGTTACCGGAAACGCCGCGGTCATGAGCTTTAACTTCCTGAAACCGGTCCGGACGATGACCGCGACAATCGCCGCGGAAATGGGCGAGACCGTGCACCAGAGCGACCATTATTTCGCCCTTTTTGCCATCGGCGCTATTTTATTCATTATAACTTTTATGATTAACCTTACCGGCGATTTCTTTATAAGGCGGATTAAGAAATGA
- a CDS encoding phosphate ABC transporter substrate-binding protein, producing MKNMRNLIWLIVIGCSVLMGCGREASPSSNTPAGNSELTGSLQIKGSDTMVNLGQAWAEAFMKKHSKTSVAVTGGGSGTGIAALINGTCDISQCSRAMKDKEKQQAKDKGKNPAEFVVGLDGLAVVVHPSNPIAQLTTDQLRDIFMGTITNWKDVGGNGQSITILSREVNSGTHVYFKEHVLRKGNEKGPEEFAPNALLMSSSQAIADEVSQNQSAIGYYGLGYVSNKQKALGVSQKGGPFVKPSMETVKNNSYPISRPLFMYTAGEPQGLAKAFLDFVRSAEGQEIVKKLDFVPIN from the coding sequence ATGAAGAACATGAGAAACCTAATATGGTTAATAGTGATAGGGTGCAGCGTGCTTATGGGTTGCGGCAGGGAAGCATCACCTTCCAGCAACACCCCAGCCGGCAACTCGGAATTAACCGGAAGCCTCCAGATTAAAGGCTCGGACACCATGGTCAATCTCGGCCAGGCATGGGCAGAGGCGTTCATGAAAAAGCATTCTAAAACAAGCGTGGCGGTAACCGGCGGCGGCTCGGGCACAGGCATTGCCGCTTTAATCAACGGCACCTGCGATATTTCCCAGTGCTCGCGCGCCATGAAGGATAAAGAAAAGCAACAGGCAAAGGATAAAGGGAAAAACCCGGCAGAGTTTGTCGTCGGGCTTGACGGGCTGGCCGTGGTCGTCCATCCTTCTAACCCAATTGCTCAATTAACCACAGACCAGTTGAGGGATATCTTTATGGGAACAATCACCAACTGGAAAGATGTCGGCGGGAATGGCCAGTCCATTACCATACTCTCCCGCGAGGTTAATTCCGGGACGCACGTGTATTTTAAGGAGCATGTTTTGAGAAAAGGCAACGAGAAAGGGCCGGAGGAGTTTGCACCGAACGCCCTTTTGATGTCCTCTTCCCAGGCGATTGCGGATGAAGTATCGCAGAACCAATCCGCCATAGGCTATTACGGATTAGGCTATGTCAGCAATAAACAAAAGGCGCTGGGGGTTTCCCAAAAAGGCGGGCCTTTTGTCAAGCCCAGCATGGAAACGGTCAAGAATAATTCTTACCCGATTTCCCGCCCGCTTTTCATGTATACGGCAGGCGAACCGCAAGGACTGGCTAAGGCATTCCTGGACTTTGTGCGTTCAGCCGAAGGGCAGGAAATCGTGAAGAAGCTGGATTTTGTTCCCATAAACTGA
- a CDS encoding restriction endonuclease, with translation MPLSKPYLKHLSGSQKLITTYEATRAGFVSLALERNRRATPFIEQARSLKSFASSAETPKDLLNIREIRSALLCAAGVSDKASGHLEENDKTEAIKGLVKNFLEPAGANFVEELVYRFLLTKGDTLGGSMRNVGGVLGQRKFARAIISALSITKTTYYWLNSKSKTWVKANDDDADIELFLRGISWKRKGAKRTALFNLTPPVVKNNIDFCLLNCDYGKVPVAYKKPGMYISCGELKGGIDPAGADEHWKTANTALSRIRKSFSKINPRLYTFFIGAAIEKKMSTEIWEQLKDGILTNAANLTNQVQVNSLCNWLVKL, from the coding sequence ATGCCGTTAAGCAAACCGTATTTGAAACATTTATCAGGCAGTCAAAAGTTGATTACGACTTATGAAGCCACCCGGGCCGGTTTTGTCTCTCTGGCATTGGAAAGAAATCGGCGCGCCACTCCTTTTATTGAACAAGCCCGCTCCTTGAAATCATTTGCCTCTTCCGCTGAAACTCCAAAAGACCTGCTTAATATCAGGGAAATCCGTTCCGCATTATTATGCGCGGCCGGGGTGTCGGATAAAGCGAGCGGTCATTTGGAGGAAAACGATAAAACCGAGGCAATAAAAGGGTTAGTGAAGAATTTCCTTGAACCTGCCGGGGCAAATTTTGTGGAAGAACTGGTTTACAGGTTTCTATTGACCAAAGGTGATACCTTGGGCGGCAGTATGCGTAATGTGGGAGGCGTTCTCGGACAGAGGAAATTCGCCCGCGCCATCATTTCTGCCCTTTCAATCACCAAAACCACATATTACTGGCTGAATTCCAAGAGCAAGACCTGGGTTAAAGCAAACGATGATGACGCGGATATAGAATTGTTCTTGAGAGGAATTAGCTGGAAACGAAAAGGAGCGAAAAGAACCGCCCTTTTCAACCTGACTCCGCCCGTAGTTAAAAATAATATAGATTTTTGCCTGTTAAATTGTGATTATGGGAAAGTTCCCGTCGCCTACAAAAAGCCCGGCATGTATATTTCCTGCGGGGAATTAAAAGGCGGGATTGACCCGGCCGGCGCAGATGAACACTGGAAAACCGCCAATACCGCATTGTCACGGATTAGGAAATCGTTTTCCAAAATAAATCCTCGTCTATACACATTCTTTATCGGAGCGGCTATTGAAAAGAAAATGTCTACGGAAATTTGGGAACAGTTAAAAGACGGGATATTAACAAATGCCGCAAATTTAACTAATCAGGTCCAGGTTAATTCATTATGTAATTGGTTGGTCAAGCTATAA